The DNA segment CGAAGGCGCTGGCGGGGGAGCGGGGACGGTATCGGCTGACGCAACCGGTCCAGGCGATCCAGGTTCCTGCCACGGTCCAGGCGATGCTGGCGGCGCGCATCGACCGGCTCCCCCCGGAGGACAAACGCCTGCTGCAGGTTGCTTCCGTCGTCGGCAAGGACGTGCCGTGGGTACTGCTCCAGGCGACCGGCGACCTCCCGGACGACGCGCTCCGACGCGGACTGGACCACCTGCAGGCCGCCGAGTTCCTCCACGAGACCGGGCTCTATCCGGATCTCGAGTACTCCTTCAAGCACGCCCTCACTCACGAGGTCACATACGGTGGCCTGCTGCAGGAGCGTCGCCGCGAGCTGCACGCGCGGATCGTCGAGGCGATCGAGACACTCCACGGAGATCGCCTCGGCGAGCACACCGAGCGGTTGGCCCATCACGCCGTCCGGGGCGAGTTGCGAGAGAAGGCGGTGCACTATCTCCGGCAGGCCGGGCTCAAGGCGGCCGCGCGTTCAGCGCTCCCGGACGCCTGGGCCTGGTTCGAACAGGCGCTCGGCGTCCTCGAGGCGCTGCCGGAAGGCCGGTCCACCTTGGAGCAGGCCTTCGAGATCCGCCTCGAGCTCCGACCGGTGCTGAACCAGCTCGGTGAAGCCCGGCGGATGCTGGAGCGCCTGCGCGAAGCCGAAACCCTCGCCGAGCGGTTGAACGACGACCGCCGGCGAGGCCGGGTCTGCGCGTTCATGACGAACATCCACTCGCTGCTTGGCGAGCTTGACGAGGCGGTTGCGTCCGGCACCCGCGCGCTGGAGATCGGCGGGCGCCTCGGGGACTTGAGACTTCGCATCCCTGCCACGACGTATCTTGAGCAGGCGCATTACTTCCGGGGCGAGTACGAGCGGGTGGTCGAGCTGGCCACCGACAACCTCGCGGCGTTGCCCGCCGATTGGGTTTACGAGTATTTCGGAGGCACCGCGCCGGCATCGGTCGACGATCGCCGGTGGCTCATCATATGCCTCGCTCAGCTCGGCAGATTCGCCGAAGAGGCCGAGTACGATGCCGAGGCGATCCGGCTCGCCGAGCCGACGCATCATGCGTACACCGTCGGTCTGGCCCACGGCGCCGCGAGCATGCTCTACCTCCTCAAGGGTGACTGGGCGAAGGCGCGGTCACTGATCGAGCACGGGATCGCGGTGCTCCGGACGGGGAACGTTGTCGTTCTGCTTCCCACCGTCGTCGCCTTCTCCGCCTGGGTACTGGCCCAGCTCGGCGAAGCAAGCGAGGCGCTGAACCGGCTCCGGGAAGGCGAGGAGCTCGTCGAGCGTATCGCGGCGAGGGGAGTCTTCGGCGATCGGGGCTGGGACTACCACGCGCTGGGTCGCGCCGGTCTGCTGCTCGGCCGGCTCGACGAGGCGCAGCGCCTCGGCAACCGCGCGGTCGAATCCTCTCCGCGCCACCCCGGGAACGCGGCCCATGCTCTGCACCTACTCGGCGACATCGCGGCCCATCCCGACCGGTTCGATGCCGAGCGCGGCGAGGCCCACTATCGCCAGGCGCTGGCCCTCGCCGAGCCGCGCGGAATGCGCCCGCTCGTCGCCCACTGCCACCTCGGCCTCGGCAAGCTCTCCCGGCGCACGGACAAGTGCGAGCAGGCGCAGGAACACCTCACCACGGCGACGACGATGTACCGCGAGATGGACATGCGCTTCTGGCTCGGGCAGGCGGAGGCGGAGCTGAGGCAGTAGGCTATCCGAGACCCGCGCTCCGGCCCCGCTCTATGGTAGTGTGAGCTCGTGAAGCATCTTGGGGAGGCTGAATGTGGCCGGAGTGGTGGGATTGGGAGCTGGTGTTCACGGGCCACGCCGAACTTCGAATGGTCCAGCGCTCGGTCACCGAGGTGGAAGTCCGCGCAATGCTCCACCGCGCGAGCGGCTATTCCCCTAGTTTCGTACCCGGGCGGTTCATGGTTGAAACGACCCACCACGGCCTACCCTGGATCATCATCGTGGAACCCGATTCTGACGAGCGTGCCCTCGTGATCGTGACCGCTTACGAGAGTGGTCGATGACTGAACGGTCGCTGCAGATCACCTACCGCAAGGGCCGTCCGCTCGCGGCATACCTCTATCTCGCGCACCCGACCGGGGAGAGGAGCGCCAGGACGGAACCTTCGCCGGACGGCCTCGTCGTGGTGGACTACGCCGCTGACGGTCGCCCGATCGGCGTCGAGATCACATCTCCCGAAGCGGTGACGCTCGAGCGCCTCAACGGCGTGCTTCGGGAGCTCGGACAGCCGCCGCTTCCAGAAACAGAGTTCCGTCCGCTCACAGCCGCGTAGGCGGGCGCGGCACCGGGAAGGGTCCGCCGTCGTGATGGAGGACCTGCACCTGCTCGGGCTATAATCGGTCTCCCATGGACGCCCCGCTGGCCGGACTCCTCGTCGCCGACCTGACCCAGAACGTCGCAGGCCCCACCTGCACCCAGATCCTGGGCGACATGGGGGCCGAGGTGGTCAAGGTGGAGCGCCCCGGACGGGGCGACGACGCGCGCGCCTGGGCGCCGCCCTACTGGGGCGACGAGAGCGCCACCTTCATGAGCGTCAACCGCAACAAGCGGAGCCTCGCCGTGGACATGAAGCAGGCCGACGGGTGCGCGGTACTCGAGCGGCTCATCGGCCGCGCCGACGTTCTTGTTCAGTCGCTGCGCGCGGGCGCCGTCGAGGAGCTGGGGCTGGGCTGGGAGCGCGCGAATCAGATCAACCCGCGGCTCGTCTACTGTTCGGTCACGGCCTTCGGCACTGAAGGTCCGCTCAAGGATCGCCCGGGCTATGACCCGCTCATGCAGGCGCTAGGCGGCATCATGTCCGTCAACGGGCATCCGGGCCAGCCGCCCGCGCGCGTGCCCGTCTCCATCGTGGACATGGGCACGGGGATGTGGGCGGCCATCGCCATCCTGGGGGCGCTGCGCGAGCGCGACCGCACCGGCCGCGGCGCCAACGTGACGACGGCGCTGTACGAGACGGCGCTGGCCTGGAGCGTCTTCCAGATGAACCAGTACTTCGGCACCGGGGAGGTCCCGCAGCCCCAGGGCTCGGGCACCGCGATGATCTGCCCGTACGAGGCCTTCCCCACTCGCGATGCCTGGGTCATGATCGCCGCCGGGTCGGATGCGCTCTTCGCGAAAGCCTCCGAGGGGCTTGGCGTCCCCGGCCTGCCCCGGGACCCGCGCTTCGCTGACAACCCGGCGCGCGTCGCGCACCGCGCGGAGCTCTTCGACGCGCTCTCGGCCGTCACGCGCGCGCTCACGAGCGCCGACGTCCTGGATCGACTCCAGCGGGCAGGCGTGCCGTGCGCGCCCATCCTCACTCTCGACAGAGTCGCCGCTGACCCTCAAACCGACGCTAGCGGCATGCTGGTCTCCGCCAAACACCCGCGCCTTCCCGACTATCGCGCGGTGGGCCTTCCCATCCGCTGGGACGGCGAGCGCCCCGGCGTGTCGCGTGTCCCGCCGCTGCTCGGCGAGCACACGGCTGAAGTGCTTGCGGAGCTGGGATACGACCAGGCCGCCATCAAGGAGCTCGCCTCGCGCCATGTCATCCAGCTA comes from the Candidatus Methylomirabilota bacterium genome and includes:
- a CDS encoding DUF2283 domain-containing protein, with amino-acid sequence MTERSLQITYRKGRPLAAYLYLAHPTGERSARTEPSPDGLVVVDYAADGRPIGVEITSPEAVTLERLNGVLRELGQPPLPETEFRPLTAA
- a CDS encoding adenylate/guanylate cyclase domain-containing protein; translation: MKCSRCQHENPAHAKFCEECATPLAQTCPNCGTQVSPTAKFCSECAHSLAATTAAQPRFASPQSYTPKHLAEKILTSKSALEGERKQVTVLFADLKGSMELLADRDPEEARKLLDPVLERMMEAVHRYEGTVNQVMGEGIMALFGAPLAHEDHAVRACYAALRMQESVKKYAEEVRRSHAAVVKIRVGLNSGEVVVRAIGSDLHMDYTAVGQTTHLAARMEQLADPGAIVITPETLALVEGYVEVKSLGPVPIKGLADPVEIYEITGAGSARTRLQAGARRGLTRFVGRNAELEQLRRAQQLAANGHGQIAAVVGEAGVGKSRLVYEFTHSHRLQGWLTLESASVSYGKATSYLPVIDLLKGYFKIQDRDDLREIREKVTGKLLTLDRALEPTLPALLALLDVPVDDAAWQALDPGQRRQQTLDGVKRLLLREAREQPLLLIFEDLHWIDGETQALLDGLVESLGSARLLLLVNYRPEYQHAWGSKTAYSQMRLDVLPAESAGELLEALLGDDPGLAPLKQLLVKRGNPFFLEETVRTLVETKALAGERGRYRLTQPVQAIQVPATVQAMLAARIDRLPPEDKRLLQVASVVGKDVPWVLLQATGDLPDDALRRGLDHLQAAEFLHETGLYPDLEYSFKHALTHEVTYGGLLQERRRELHARIVEAIETLHGDRLGEHTERLAHHAVRGELREKAVHYLRQAGLKAAARSALPDAWAWFEQALGVLEALPEGRSTLEQAFEIRLELRPVLNQLGEARRMLERLREAETLAERLNDDRRRGRVCAFMTNIHSLLGELDEAVASGTRALEIGGRLGDLRLRIPATTYLEQAHYFRGEYERVVELATDNLAALPADWVYEYFGGTAPASVDDRRWLIICLAQLGRFAEEAEYDAEAIRLAEPTHHAYTVGLAHGAASMLYLLKGDWAKARSLIEHGIAVLRTGNVVVLLPTVVAFSAWVLAQLGEASEALNRLREGEELVERIAARGVFGDRGWDYHALGRAGLLLGRLDEAQRLGNRAVESSPRHPGNAAHALHLLGDIAAHPDRFDAERGEAHYRQALALAEPRGMRPLVAHCHLGLGKLSRRTDKCEQAQEHLTTATTMYREMDMRFWLGQAEAELRQ
- a CDS encoding DUF4258 domain-containing protein; the protein is MWPEWWDWELVFTGHAELRMVQRSVTEVEVRAMLHRASGYSPSFVPGRFMVETTHHGLPWIIIVEPDSDERALVIVTAYESGR
- a CDS encoding CoA transferase; amino-acid sequence: MDAPLAGLLVADLTQNVAGPTCTQILGDMGAEVVKVERPGRGDDARAWAPPYWGDESATFMSVNRNKRSLAVDMKQADGCAVLERLIGRADVLVQSLRAGAVEELGLGWERANQINPRLVYCSVTAFGTEGPLKDRPGYDPLMQALGGIMSVNGHPGQPPARVPVSIVDMGTGMWAAIAILGALRERDRTGRGANVTTALYETALAWSVFQMNQYFGTGEVPQPQGSGTAMICPYEAFPTRDAWVMIAAGSDALFAKASEGLGVPGLPRDPRFADNPARVAHRAELFDALSAVTRALTSADVLDRLQRAGVPCAPILTLDRVAADPQTDASGMLVSAKHPRLPDYRAVGLPIRWDGERPGVSRVPPLLGEHTAEVLAELGYDQAAIKELASRHVIQL